The window GTTGGAGCGATTGGTAGAGATTGATAATTTTATCGATGATGGAGAAGCAAGTGATGACCTAATTCGGGAAAGAAGAGGAATTCTTGGAGATTTGTCGAATTTGGAAAAAGTTAGATCTCTGGATGTTGCTCACAAGGTTAAATCTACTTGGGCGGTGGAGGGAGATGAGAATTCTGCGTTCTTTCATGCATTATTGAAAAAACGTAGAAGGCAATTGATGATTAGAAGGGTTACTATTGATGGGGAGTGGATTTCGGAGCCTGCTAGTATTAAGaaggattttttgatttttatgcTGGTAAGTTTCAGCCTTTTGTTGGTGTTAGTTTCGATCGTCGAAGACCTAGATTCAAGTCTTTGGATCTGAGGGTTGCTTCTTCTATTGAGGTGGGGTTCACGGCTGAAGAGATTAAAAATGCAGTTTGGGATTGTGGTGTTGATCGTGCCCCTGGTCTGGATGGATTTACTTTTCGTTTTCTCAGATATTTTTGGGAGATCCTTGCTGATGATGTTATTGCTTTTGTGCAAGAGTTTTTTTTCCAAACCGGTCTTTCCGAAGGGGtgtaattcatcctttattacCTTGATCCCCAAAACTGATAATCCGCTTTGTATCAAGGACTATCGGCCTATTAGTCTTATTGGGTTGCAATTTAAGATTATTGCAAAGTTGTTGACTAATAGGTTGGCCCCTGTTCTTCATGATATTATTGGGTCTGAGCAATCGGCTTTTCTCCAGTCCCGTCAAATTCTTGATGGCCCATTGATGGTTAATGAGATTGTTAGGTggttcaaaaagaaaaagaaaaagcttATGATGTTTAAAGTTGATTTTGAAAAAGCTTATGATTCTGTGAGCTGGGAGTATTTGGATAAGGTCATGGGGTTTCTCGGTTTTGGTGAGAAATGGAGAGCCTGGATTCGTGGCTTGTGCTCTAATGCTAGATCTTCGGTGTTGATTAATGGGAGCCCTACTGATGAGTTTCAGCTTTTCAGAGATCTCAGACAAGGAGATCCCATTTCTCCTTTTTTATTCATTATAGCTATGGAAGGGCTTCATATTTTAGAGGATGCGGTTGCTGAAGGGGTGTTTCGGGGTGCTCCATTGGGTTCGGATGAGGTCCGTATTTCTCATTTGTTTTATGCAGATGACGCAATTTTTCTAGGGGAGTGGGATGTCTCTAATATCCAGAACTTGATTCGTATTCTGAGGTGTTTTTATTTGGTGTCGGGCCTAAAACTCAATCTCATTAAATCAAATCTTTATTGGGTAGGGGTTAACCAGGTGGAGATTGCTTCTTTAGCTTCTTTTACCGGATGTTCGGATGGAACTCTTCCCTTTGTTTATCTTGGTATTCCGATTGGAGAATCTATGGTTCGTCTTAAAGGTTGGCAGATTATTATAGACTGTTTTAAGAAGAGATTATCTTCTTGGAAGGTCAAGTTGTTGTCCATTGGAGGTCGTCTGACCCTTATTAATTCGGTTCTAGGGAGTTTGGGTATTTACTTATTCTCTTTGTTTCGTCTTCCAGTGATTGTATGTCACTCTCTAGAGGTTCTGCGGGCTCGGTTTTTTTGGGTAGTGGATGAGGGTCAACATCGTATTCATTGGGTGAATTGGAAGTTGATTTTGAACTCATATGCTCATGAAGGTCTTGGGTTTGGTAGTTTGGATGCTTTTAACCTCGGTCTTCTTGAGCTCTTTGGTTTA of the Lactuca sativa cultivar Salinas chromosome 6, Lsat_Salinas_v11, whole genome shotgun sequence genome contains:
- the LOC111898796 gene encoding uncharacterized protein LOC111898796 is translated as MNDFINVENGDKVDEGHDNSFSMDNTSINGVRGARVVDRKGRFFQTNNKRKGDGVVDGRSCMPNVALTRGVAKNKCNLMMPSTIMENSCELHTDSPQLVDNVDGEGVAESPSQPPSFRRDQSSTSHRSSKILKKKVSVVFDDIEDVLKQYFEMGGLLGEASERFGSVFCSTSSQYFNEFIKDVGLIDVPMVGKRFTRVDAIGAKLSKLDRFLVSDAVYDCFDHLQVSVLDRKWSDHCPILLHYNMVDFGPSPFKFFNSWLSLEVFADVVKGVVADFTKSDAYVSSNQLLERLVEIDNFIDDGEASDDLIRERRGILGDLSNLEKVRSLDVAHKVKSTWAVEGDENSAFFHALLKKRRSFDRRRPRFKSLDLRVASSIEVGFTAEEIKNAVWDCGVDRAPGLDGFTFRFLRYFWEILADDVIAFVQEFFFQTGLSEGVLAPVLHDIIGSEQSAFLQSRQILDGPLMVNEIVRWFKKKKKKLMMFKVDFEKAYDSVSWEYLDKVMGFLGFGEKWRAWIRGLCSNARSSVLINGSPTDEFQLFRDLRQGDPISPFLFIIAMEGLHILEDAVAEGVFRGAPLGSDEVRISHLFYADDAIFLGEWDVSNIQNLIRILRCFYLVSGLKLNLIKSNLYWVGVNQVEIASLASFTGCSDGTLPFVYLGIPIGESMVRLKGWQIIIDCFKKRLSSWKVKLLSIGGRLTLINSVLGSLGIYLFSLFRLPVIVCHSLEVLRARFFWVVDEGQHRIHWVNWKLILNSYAHEGLGFGSLDAFNLGLLELFGLKLLNFIMGKVVSGGEWDSNEVLEGYLVLGYSSQGTVQEAFALVVNQDARCSVADQVWSQVGHWLHLDLPVFSSICDVMDWVDSRPTIHMERPIVKLVFMVVI